The following are from one region of the Salirhabdus salicampi genome:
- the cdaA gene encoding diadenylate cyclase CdaA, with the protein MLDGGLDIVYFLRIIIDIALVWFILYKLIMLIRGTKAVQLLKGIFVVLAIWFLSSVFQLQTIKWLMEQAITWGFLAVIILFQPELRRALEQLGRGRFFARNTYSEEQEVTGTIEGIIKATTYMGKRRIGALITIERDTGMGDYVETGIPIGGRLTSELLTNIFIPNTPLHDGAVIVKGNEIIAAACYLPLSESPFISKELGTRHRAALGISEVTDALTIAVSEETGSISCTKNGELYRELNEEALRELLNSEMNPISKTPTMKHWNWRGKKNG; encoded by the coding sequence ATGCTTGATGGGGGATTAGATATCGTATACTTCTTACGAATCATCATTGATATCGCCCTAGTGTGGTTTATTTTATATAAATTGATCATGCTTATCCGTGGGACTAAGGCAGTTCAATTATTAAAAGGTATTTTTGTTGTCTTAGCCATTTGGTTTTTAAGTAGTGTATTTCAATTACAAACCATAAAGTGGCTTATGGAACAAGCCATAACTTGGGGTTTCCTGGCAGTCATTATTTTGTTCCAGCCTGAATTAAGAAGGGCTTTAGAACAGCTTGGAAGAGGAAGATTTTTTGCTCGAAATACATATTCGGAAGAGCAAGAGGTTACTGGTACGATTGAAGGTATTATAAAAGCAACAACATATATGGGTAAGCGTCGAATCGGTGCACTGATTACAATTGAGCGGGATACCGGCATGGGTGATTATGTCGAGACTGGGATACCGATTGGTGGAAGGCTTACAAGTGAGCTTTTAACGAATATCTTTATTCCCAATACACCACTGCACGACGGTGCTGTTATTGTGAAAGGGAATGAAATAATCGCTGCAGCTTGCTATTTACCGTTATCAGAGAGCCCTTTTATTTCAAAAGAACTTGGGACGAGACATCGGGCAGCATTAGGGATCAGTGAAGTTACGGATGCTTTAACTATCGCTGTCTCAGAGGAAACGGGTTCCATTTCTTGTACTAAAAATGGTGAATTGTATCGGGAATTAAATGAAGAAGCTTTAAGAGAGTTATTAAATAGTGAAATGAATCCTATTAGTAAAACCCCTACAATGAAACATTGGAACTGGAGGGGGAAGAAGAATGGATAA
- a CDS encoding CdaR family protein has protein sequence MDKWLKSPWFNRVLSLILAVLLYTAVSLDQQNVSRTDGTFFPAGIDEIGTMNDVPLQVYMDQEKYVVHGVPAFVSVSVQGPKSVITPTVRQRSFDVFVDIEDLEPGTHEVEVHHRGMSNQLSVSIEPSTIEVTIEEKATRDFLVGIEYINDEKIKDRYIIGQPSLTPNQVEVTGSLSEVGKVTIVKAIVDLAGIEGSQDVEIRNAPVKVYDRQGNELNVYVNPSTVRAEVPIQGTSKNVPISVETIGELEEGLSLQKIEVKPENATIYGLENDIQNITQIDNLTVDLSTITEDRTLETNIPVPTGVVHMEPNKVRVIVDVERTEEKTVEDIDIQFENEGNYTITLLEPEKEHFTITVFGTNSQLQSITAEDFSVSVDVGGYGRGEHELPIQIEGPNNIEYQPNHTNARIRIE, from the coding sequence ATGGATAAATGGTTAAAATCACCGTGGTTTAATCGAGTGTTATCGCTCATATTAGCAGTTTTATTATATACAGCTGTAAGTCTTGATCAACAAAATGTTTCTAGAACGGATGGAACTTTTTTTCCTGCAGGTATAGATGAAATTGGTACAATGAATGATGTGCCGCTACAGGTGTATATGGATCAAGAAAAATATGTTGTGCATGGTGTACCGGCATTCGTGTCTGTATCAGTACAAGGACCAAAAAGTGTTATTACACCTACTGTAAGACAAAGGTCCTTTGATGTTTTTGTTGATATAGAAGACTTAGAGCCTGGGACACATGAAGTGGAAGTGCATCATCGCGGTATGTCTAATCAACTTTCAGTTTCAATAGAACCAAGTACAATTGAAGTAACCATTGAAGAAAAAGCAACGAGGGATTTCCTAGTTGGCATTGAATATATAAATGACGAGAAAATTAAAGACCGTTACATAATTGGGCAACCGTCTTTGACTCCAAATCAAGTAGAAGTAACAGGTTCATTGTCAGAAGTGGGCAAAGTGACAATTGTGAAGGCAATTGTTGATTTAGCGGGTATAGAAGGTTCTCAAGATGTAGAAATAAGAAATGCACCTGTCAAAGTATATGACAGGCAAGGTAATGAATTAAATGTATATGTAAACCCTTCTACTGTCCGGGCTGAAGTACCAATCCAAGGTACAAGTAAAAACGTACCAATCTCAGTTGAGACAATAGGCGAATTAGAGGAAGGTTTAAGTTTACAAAAAATCGAAGTTAAACCGGAAAATGCAACAATTTATGGCTTAGAGAATGATATACAAAACATTACGCAAATTGATAATTTAACTGTAGATCTTTCAACAATTACAGAAGATAGAACACTAGAAACGAATATTCCTGTACCTACTGGAGTCGTTCATATGGAACCGAATAAGGTACGTGTCATTGTAGATGTTGAACGTACTGAGGAGAAAACAGTTGAGGACATTGATATCCAGTTTGAAAATGAGGGGAATTATACGATCACACTACTGGAACCTGAAAAAGAACATTTCACAATTACGGTGTTCGGTACAAACAGTCAACTACAAAGTATTACGGCAGAGGATTTTTCTGTTTCGGTTGATGTAGGTGGATATGGAAGAGGAGAGCATGAGTTGCCGATTCAAATAGAAGGACCGAATAATATAGAATACCAGCCAAATCACACAAATGCACGTATTCGAATTGAATAA
- the glmM gene encoding phosphoglucosamine mutase: MGKYFGTDGVRGVANKDLLPELAFKIGRYGGYVLTKNKSGEERPKVLIGRDTRISGHMLEGALAAGLLSIGAEVMRLGVISTPGVAYLTKALGADAGVMISASHNPVEDNGIKFFGSDGFKLTDDQETEIEQFIDAEEDELPRPIGSNLGQVNDYFEGGQKYLQFLKQTVDYDFEGLHIALDCANGSTSSLAPHLFADLEAEISTIGTSPDGLNINAGVGSTHPETLKEFVLEKGADIGLAFDGDGDRLIAIDEKGRIVDGDHILYICGKYLKEQGRLHEDTIVSTIMSNIGFYKALNKNGMYSQKTAVGDRYVMEEMRRNQYSLGGEQSGHIIFLDYITTGDGMLTALQLVNVLKDAGKPLSELADEMPKYPQVLKNVRVTDKKAVENNEVIQEKIETVEQKLGDEGRVLVRASGTEPLIRVMVEAPTKEECDQYVDEVVDVIEQQLGATQS; encoded by the coding sequence ATGGGTAAGTATTTTGGAACAGATGGTGTCCGTGGAGTTGCAAATAAAGATTTGCTTCCAGAACTCGCGTTTAAAATAGGACGATATGGTGGATATGTGCTAACAAAAAACAAAAGTGGTGAAGAAAGACCAAAGGTACTTATAGGGCGAGACACCAGAATATCTGGTCATATGCTAGAGGGAGCGTTAGCTGCAGGCTTATTGTCAATTGGTGCTGAAGTAATGCGTCTCGGTGTTATTTCAACACCAGGTGTAGCTTATTTAACAAAAGCGCTAGGTGCTGATGCAGGTGTTATGATTTCTGCTTCTCACAATCCTGTAGAGGATAACGGTATTAAGTTTTTTGGTTCTGACGGGTTTAAATTAACTGATGATCAAGAGACTGAAATTGAGCAATTTATCGATGCGGAAGAAGATGAACTCCCTCGACCGATAGGTAGTAATTTAGGTCAAGTGAATGATTATTTTGAGGGCGGACAGAAATACTTGCAATTTTTAAAGCAGACCGTTGACTATGACTTTGAAGGCTTGCACATTGCTTTAGATTGCGCAAATGGTTCCACATCATCTTTAGCACCTCACTTATTTGCAGACTTAGAGGCAGAAATTTCAACGATAGGAACATCACCGGACGGGTTAAACATTAACGCAGGTGTAGGCTCTACTCATCCAGAAACCTTGAAAGAATTTGTTCTGGAAAAGGGTGCGGATATAGGGCTGGCATTTGATGGTGATGGGGATCGGCTCATTGCTATAGATGAAAAGGGACGAATTGTAGACGGTGATCACATTCTTTATATTTGCGGAAAATATTTAAAGGAGCAAGGACGCCTCCATGAGGATACAATTGTTTCAACAATAATGAGCAATATCGGTTTTTACAAAGCATTAAATAAGAACGGCATGTATAGTCAAAAAACGGCTGTTGGTGACAGATATGTAATGGAGGAGATGCGACGAAATCAATACAGTTTAGGCGGAGAGCAATCCGGCCATATTATATTTTTAGATTACATTACAACTGGCGATGGCATGCTAACAGCGTTACAACTAGTGAATGTCTTGAAGGATGCAGGAAAGCCTTTGTCAGAATTAGCTGATGAAATGCCAAAATATCCTCAAGTATTAAAAAATGTAAGAGTTACCGATAAAAAAGCGGTTGAAAATAATGAAGTGATTCAAGAAAAAATTGAAACTGTAGAACAAAAATTAGGCGATGAAGGTCGAGTGTTAGTAAGAGCATCAGGTACTGAACCTTTAATTCGTGTGATGGTTGAAGCACCGACAAAAGAGGAATGTGATCAATATGTTGATGAAGTAGTTGACGTCATTGAACAACAATTAGGTGCTACGCAAAGTTAA